In Hydrogenispora ethanolica, one genomic interval encodes:
- a CDS encoding Gfo/Idh/MocA family protein codes for MTVRFGIIGLGIIAARFATVLNTVPGVQLTAVASSDPAKAAAFAEKFGAPKAYDNYLDLIRDSEVDVIYIGLTHNFHYEVTKLCLNLDKPVLCEKPFVTRQKDAVELAELAKARKVLLMEAMWTRCIPTFQKAKQWVHSGRIGAVKLIEASFCFNTPFNPEHRLFNPKLAGGSLFDAGVYPIEFTTGILAENPSSVKGVANLCQTGVDDFAAMVMRFESGALATLSSGLTAITERNARIYGPAGHIVVYNFLGPRKCELYDNAHQLVECFEADFQDGFIYQIEHFANLYRNHKTESDLVPLADTIACAGIFDELLRQWGLE; via the coding sequence ATGACGGTTCGTTTCGGCATCATCGGGTTGGGAATTATCGCGGCGCGGTTTGCAACGGTTCTGAATACCGTCCCGGGGGTGCAATTAACGGCGGTGGCATCGAGCGACCCCGCCAAAGCGGCGGCTTTCGCGGAGAAATTCGGCGCGCCGAAGGCCTATGACAATTATCTGGATCTGATCCGGGACAGCGAGGTGGATGTCATCTACATCGGCCTGACCCACAATTTTCACTATGAAGTCACCAAGCTCTGCCTGAACCTTGATAAACCGGTGCTCTGCGAGAAACCCTTTGTGACCCGGCAAAAGGACGCCGTGGAACTGGCGGAGCTGGCCAAGGCCAGAAAGGTGCTATTGATGGAGGCCATGTGGACCCGCTGCATTCCCACGTTTCAAAAAGCCAAGCAGTGGGTGCACAGCGGCAGGATCGGCGCAGTCAAATTGATCGAGGCCTCCTTCTGTTTCAACACGCCTTTCAATCCCGAGCACCGGCTCTTCAATCCGAAGCTGGCCGGGGGCAGCCTGTTTGACGCCGGGGTCTACCCCATTGAATTCACTACCGGGATCCTGGCCGAAAACCCCAGTAGTGTCAAAGGGGTCGCCAATCTCTGCCAGACCGGCGTCGATGATTTCGCGGCCATGGTGATGCGTTTCGAAAGCGGCGCCCTGGCGACGCTGAGCAGCGGCCTAACCGCGATCACCGAACGGAACGCCCGGATCTACGGCCCGGCCGGCCATATCGTGGTCTACAATTTTTTGGGCCCCAGGAAATGCGAGCTTTATGACAATGCGCATCAGTTGGTGGAATGCTTCGAGGCCGACTTCCAGGATGGCTTCATTTATCAGATCGAGCATTTCGCCAATCTCTACCGCAACCACAAAACCGAAAGCGACCTGGTGCCGCTGGCGGACACCATCGCCTGCGCGGGGATCTTCGATGAATTGCTGCGGCAGTGGGGATTGGAGTGA
- a CDS encoding IS982 family transposase, translating to MLDSKQYCIKEIENIKDLFTVIYTVIDDIYQQIVPIDIKHRRNSGSLKMSDSEIITIRLVGELFTIDSEKAWFEFCKKNQRDLFPDFCDRTRFNRTCRNLHRVMESIRKEIAKITGYVYQSYRIIDSLPLPVCKFGRAHFHKTFRGYEATYGKCPSKKETYLGYKLHLLVSFDGFITDFTITPANIDDRAATWDLVEPYQKITILGDKGYISSDLGSELKAEKAINLLPLPKNNSKIQWPKTIRQLIFKLRRRIETSGSQLTNQLNIERVLAKSYWGFISRIQTKILAHCLCYFINMLIGHSMHSKIKHLVFG from the coding sequence ATGCTGGATTCCAAGCAATATTGTATCAAGGAAATCGAAAATATCAAAGACCTATTTACAGTGATTTATACGGTCATTGATGATATCTACCAACAAATCGTCCCCATCGACATCAAGCATCGACGAAATAGCGGCAGTTTAAAAATGAGTGACAGTGAAATCATCACCATTCGACTCGTCGGAGAATTATTTACCATCGATTCAGAAAAAGCCTGGTTTGAATTTTGTAAGAAAAATCAACGCGACTTATTTCCGGATTTCTGTGACCGGACGCGGTTTAATCGAACTTGTCGAAACCTTCATCGGGTCATGGAGAGCATTCGCAAAGAAATCGCGAAAATTACTGGATACGTCTATCAATCATACCGAATTATCGACAGTCTGCCACTACCGGTCTGTAAGTTTGGGCGAGCCCATTTTCATAAGACTTTTCGAGGCTATGAAGCAACTTACGGGAAATGTCCTTCCAAAAAGGAAACCTATTTGGGTTATAAGCTCCATTTATTGGTGTCCTTCGATGGGTTTATTACGGACTTTACCATTACTCCCGCCAATATTGACGATCGGGCCGCAACCTGGGATTTGGTGGAGCCCTATCAAAAAATTACGATTCTCGGCGATAAGGGATATATCAGTAGCGATTTAGGTTCTGAATTGAAAGCCGAAAAAGCGATCAATCTTTTGCCGCTGCCAAAGAACAATAGTAAAATACAATGGCCCAAAACGATCCGTCAACTGATTTTCAAGCTTCGGCGAAGAATTGAGACTTCTGGTTCTCAACTTACCAATCAACTGAACATTGAAAGAGTTTTAGCCAAATCGTATTGGGGTTTTATTTCCCGTATTCAAACCAAAATCTTAGCTCATTGTCTTTGCTATTTCATCAATATGCTTATCGGACATAGTATGCACTCAAAGATCAAACATCTTGTCTTTGGTTAA
- a CDS encoding response regulator transcription factor, with product MAQAPIRVLIADDMIPIREYLSMVLSHEPDMAIVDAVGTGAAAVERALALRPDVVLMDLEMEAPRAGVDAIKKLARQAPELRSVVLTHFGDDDTVFAAFEAGASDYVLKNSSAAEILEAVRAAAKDMSPLRPQIARMIRAEFRALRSERAALVDTLNIVYRLTPTEVSILRLLAEGKDKNQIARIQCVEASTVRTHIGNILKKFDENAVKDIVRRLQRLGIFEIFTTPKSGGGR from the coding sequence ATGGCGCAAGCCCCGATCCGCGTATTAATCGCTGATGATATGATCCCGATCCGCGAATATCTAAGCATGGTGTTGAGCCATGAACCCGACATGGCGATCGTCGACGCCGTCGGCACCGGAGCCGCCGCGGTGGAACGGGCGCTCGCCCTCCGGCCTGACGTGGTGCTGATGGACCTGGAGATGGAGGCGCCGCGGGCCGGCGTGGACGCCATCAAGAAGCTGGCGCGGCAAGCTCCGGAGCTCCGTTCGGTAGTACTGACCCATTTCGGCGACGACGATACCGTCTTTGCCGCTTTCGAGGCTGGCGCCAGCGATTACGTGCTGAAAAACTCCTCGGCTGCCGAGATCCTCGAGGCGGTGCGGGCCGCGGCCAAGGATATGTCGCCGCTCCGGCCGCAGATCGCGCGGATGATCCGCGCCGAGTTCCGGGCCCTGCGCTCCGAGCGGGCCGCCCTGGTCGACACCCTGAATATCGTCTACCGGTTGACTCCGACCGAAGTCAGTATTCTGCGGCTGCTCGCCGAGGGCAAAGATAAAAACCAGATCGCCCGGATCCAGTGCGTGGAAGCCTCCACCGTCCGGACCCATATTGGCAATATCCTCAAGAAATTCGACGAGAACGCCGTCAAAGACATTGTGCGCCGCCTGCAAAGGCTGGGGATCTTTGAGATCTTTACCACACCCAAGAGCGGCGGCGGCCGGTAA
- a CDS encoding BMP family ABC transporter substrate-binding protein, whose product MRKMKWSLTSVCLFLALIVLAAGSVIPQAAAAEEKFKVAFIYVGAVGDAGWTYAHDLGRKFLEKQIPNVETSYVESVPEGADSERVLAELAEKGNKVIFATSFGYMDPVQKVAARYPNVVFMHCSGFKTSKNAGTYFGRDYQGRYLSGIVAGKYTKKNLIGYVAAYPIPEVIRGINSFTLGVQSVNPKVKVKVVWTNTWYDPTAEKEAAKSLLNAGADLIAMHQDTPAAMQAAQEKGAYGISYDSDMRSFAPKAVLTGPVWNWGPYYVKTVKSVMDGTWKSGQYWGGLSSGIIDIGPYGSMVSESVKKLVAAKRNVLMKDEGYVFAGPIKDQSGKIKVAKGKRLTDAEMLSIDWFVQGVEGNIPK is encoded by the coding sequence GTGCGAAAAATGAAGTGGAGTCTCACTTCGGTCTGTTTGTTTCTGGCGCTGATCGTTCTGGCGGCCGGGTCGGTCATTCCGCAAGCGGCGGCGGCCGAAGAAAAGTTCAAGGTGGCGTTCATTTATGTGGGCGCGGTGGGTGACGCCGGCTGGACTTACGCTCACGACCTGGGCCGTAAGTTCCTGGAAAAACAGATCCCCAATGTGGAAACTTCCTACGTGGAATCGGTTCCTGAAGGCGCCGACTCCGAACGGGTCCTTGCTGAACTGGCCGAAAAGGGCAATAAGGTGATCTTCGCCACCAGCTTCGGCTACATGGATCCGGTTCAGAAAGTGGCCGCCCGGTACCCGAACGTGGTCTTCATGCACTGCAGTGGCTTCAAAACTTCGAAGAACGCCGGAACCTATTTCGGCCGGGATTATCAGGGCCGTTATCTCTCGGGCATTGTCGCCGGGAAATACACCAAGAAAAACCTGATCGGTTATGTTGCGGCGTATCCCATCCCCGAAGTCATCCGGGGCATTAACTCGTTTACCTTGGGAGTGCAGTCCGTCAACCCCAAGGTCAAGGTGAAAGTAGTCTGGACCAATACCTGGTATGATCCGACCGCTGAGAAAGAGGCGGCCAAGAGCCTGTTAAATGCCGGCGCCGACCTGATCGCCATGCACCAGGATACCCCAGCGGCCATGCAAGCGGCCCAAGAAAAGGGCGCCTATGGCATCAGCTACGACAGCGATATGCGTTCCTTCGCTCCCAAAGCGGTCCTGACCGGCCCGGTTTGGAACTGGGGTCCCTACTATGTGAAGACCGTCAAGTCGGTGATGGACGGCACCTGGAAATCCGGCCAATACTGGGGCGGCCTGTCGAGCGGAATTATCGACATCGGGCCCTATGGCTCCATGGTGAGCGAGAGCGTGAAAAAGCTAGTGGCTGCCAAACGGAACGTCCTGATGAAGGATGAAGGGTATGTCTTCGCCGGACCGATCAAGGATCAGAGCGGCAAGATTAAGGTAGCCAAAGGAAAACGGCTGACCGACGCCGAGATGCTTTCGATAGACTGGTTCGTCCAGGGCGTCGAGGGAAATATTCCCAAATAA
- a CDS encoding LysE family translocator, which yields MQLSAAEFLSFIGIVTLLVMFPGPNTVLVMQSAGLRGKRAGFYNIAGIVTALYVQAVISAWGLSLIVLRSAALYRLIQYIGAGYIIYLGLASLYAASRMNRDDASASPDGAAEDRRPKETLSGEAIFQSYLNGFITNLFNPKVILFFISFFPQFVRRQNQVFGETLLLVVVYSLIVILWYSALVCFIAKFRHWLARRVIQRRIKTLTGLLLCGLGIKIASQK from the coding sequence ATGCAACTCTCCGCAGCCGAATTCCTTTCCTTCATCGGAATCGTAACGTTACTCGTGATGTTTCCCGGTCCCAATACCGTGCTGGTCATGCAATCGGCGGGCTTGCGCGGGAAAAGGGCGGGCTTTTACAATATCGCGGGGATCGTTACCGCCCTTTATGTCCAGGCCGTCATCTCCGCCTGGGGGCTTTCGCTCATTGTCCTCCGATCGGCGGCGCTCTACCGGCTGATTCAGTATATCGGCGCCGGTTACATCATTTACCTGGGCCTGGCGAGCCTTTATGCGGCTTCCCGGATGAACCGGGACGACGCTTCCGCCTCCCCGGACGGCGCGGCGGAAGATCGGCGGCCCAAGGAAACGCTGTCCGGCGAGGCGATCTTTCAATCCTATCTGAACGGCTTTATCACCAACCTCTTCAATCCCAAGGTCATCCTGTTTTTTATCTCCTTTTTCCCGCAATTCGTCCGGCGCCAAAATCAGGTTTTCGGGGAAACATTGTTGCTGGTCGTGGTTTATTCGCTGATCGTCATTCTCTGGTATTCGGCGCTCGTCTGTTTTATCGCCAAGTTCCGGCACTGGTTGGCAAGGCGGGTCATCCAACGCAGAATCAAAACCTTGACCGGACTCCTGCTTTGCGGGTTGGGGATAAAAATTGCCAGTCAGAAGTAG